Sequence from the Phragmites australis chromosome 6, lpPhrAust1.1, whole genome shotgun sequence genome:
GCGTGGATGGCTACGAGCGTGAGCGCGCCGAAATGGCGTCGTCCGAGCTTGCTTCCCGATCTGCGGACCCGCCGATGTCGCAGTGGCTGCAGATCGGGACGCCGAGCAGCGCACGCCCGGTCGACCGCGCGCAGGTCGGTTAGTTGTTCCACGTACGAATCTCAACTCTATGTCGTGGGCAACGCCTTGACGTGTGGAATCTGTCACTTTTCAGGAGAAGGCGCGGGAAGCTGACGAGCTGCGGCGTCGGTGGCTCGATCGGTGCGCCCAACTGCACTCGCATGGCCGGCCGTCCATAGTTACCTGCTCCGAGTGGAACGGGGCTAGTGTTCTTGGCAACATGCAGGCGTCGCCGTTACGGCCGTCGGCGCCTCCTAGCGGCACGGTGGACACCGACCTCGCGCTTGGCCCGGCGCTGGCAAGGCCGCCCTGTGACGCCGACGATAAGCTGCTCCTGCGACGGCTCACGGAGGCGGTGAGATGGCAACCCGAGGCTGCAGCTGCTGTTGCTAGTACGATCACGGAGGCCAAGTCGGGTGAAGGCAAGCGGCGCGGCACGGGGACCAAGGCCGACGCGTGGGTCCTCTTCGCCGGGCCTGACGTGGTCGGGAAGAGGAACATGGCCGAGGCGCTCTCCAAGTCCGTCTTTGGGACGGGCGCCGTCACCGTGCGTCTCTGCTGCCCGGCAGCCGGCCACGACGGCGGGGAGTCCATCGTGTCATGCCGCGGCCGAACGGCGCTGGACCGCGTGGCCGAGGCCATACGGGCCAACCAGTTCCGCGTCATTGTCCTCGATGGCGTCGACCACGCCGACAACGTCGTGCGCGAGTCGGTCATGCGCGCGATCGAGTCCGGTCGGCTCGCGGACTCGCACGGCCGAGACGTCGCTCTCGGCAGCAACATCTTCGTCGTCATGTCGCAATGGTCGCCGGTGCCAGATCAGTTGAGGAGCTCTCAAGAAGCTGTACCCCTTCCTGACTCGCCATGGAACCTGGAACACAGGACAGCGAAGCGCAGGCCGGAGCAGACGCTCGAAGGAGACCGCTGCACGAAAGCACGTAAAGACTCCGCACGGGAGCTGATTCCCCTGGACTTGAATTTGTCCATGTCTGATGATCATATCGATGATGAAGACGACAGCATCGGCGAGAGATCACGGAACTCGTCCAGCGACCTAACGGTGGAGCACGAGCAGGACTACGGCCAGCCCAGCGCCGCCAAGTGCTCCGCGCCGTCAAACGTGTCAGACCTCATCCAAGCCGTCGACGCAACGGTAGTGTTCAAACCAGTCGGCTTCGAGCCTCTGAAGCGGAGCGTCTCCGACGTGGTGTCAGCAAAGTTTGGAGACGTCGTCACGGGCCGGCGGGTGGTCCGTTCACGTTGACGATGTGCTGCGCCCTGGCATACGGGAGCTGAAACGTAGCTTCAGCACCAACGCTGTCGTCGACGGCGCGACGGTGGAAGGCAGCGGCCGGAGAAAGGACGGTGAGATGTTCCCGATGTCAGTGACAGTCACCGTCGACGGAAATTGACGTGCAATCCTGCCGACCTTGACGacatgtttcttttttgttgttgatcATTAATATATGATCGCGATCGGTGTACATTAGTACATGAATGTGTAAAAATGTTCAGCAACCAGAAGTTAGAGACGGAACTAGAAACTAGCTTTGCTGTTTTTGAGGACTCCATTTTGGCTTTCATTTCCCTGGCAACCGTCTATGATTGACGTCTGTTGAATAAACGAGATGATAGCATGCAGAGGATCATGCCTGCATGCAGTTCATCGTGGAACTAACAGCTCCATGGATATTTCCTGTGTATATGTTGCATCCAGTACcgcccatgcatgcatatattgtTCTTTAGCAAATGAAAGCCATACTCTACTGCTGTACTCCTCCCATGTATTACCAAGTACTCCCCTGTCTTAAAATAAATGATGTTTTAGTATTTTCTACAATATTCAAAATACATGACATTCTATAATTTTGAGGTAATTTTAGTCTAAGTTTTCCAATATTACCCCTCCATTAAGTAACTTACTTTTCAATACAGATCTTATTTTTCACGTAATAAATTGTATTGAAAGATTGTAAGATGGTCATTTTATTTTTCACCTTAATACTTGTGCTTAACTTTAAAATGTCATCTATTttaagatggagtgaagaatgtATTTTTCTACTGGTGCATGTATCTCAGTACATCCAGGGTACGCACGCGAGGGGAGGTCGCCGGTTCAAATCCTAGAAAATGCACGTGCACGTAATTTGCACTGTTTGAGTGAGAGCGATTACAGGAGTCGCGGGGTTCATTCGTCAAGTACAaaaaagttttccttttttgttttttaaacccTCTCGTCACTGATGtatagtcatcagtgatgggtctataCCTGATACTAGATTGCACAGGACAAATTAATACTCCCAAAGAATCAATGTGGTCTAGGCTTCCGAGACATGTGCCTCTTTAACTAGGCTTTGCTTGCCAGACGAACCTGGAGATTGATCGATCGGTTGGAGAGCTTGTGTTCTAGGTTATTAAAGGCAAAATACTACAGCAGAGGGAATCTGCTTGACACCGTGTTTGCGGGCAGTCCCTCAGCAGTTTGGCATGGTATTGAGTATGGACTTGAGCTGTTAAAAAAAGGAGTCATCTGGAGAACTGGGGACGGAAAGATAGCGAGATTCTGGCGTGATCCATGGATACTAAGGGGTGTTTCTAGACGTCTCATGTCTGTACAGGGGAGATGCAGACATAATAGAGTGGCAAACTTCTTATTGCAAGATGGTTCTTGCAATGAGGAGAGGCTAAATGAATTTCTAATACCGGAAGATATGGAGGAGATCCTAAAGATTAAAGTGTCACAAAAATTGCCTGATGATTTCATCGCCTGACACCCTGAGAAAGACGGTGTTTTTTTAGTTATAAGTGCATACCATTTAGCGGTTGTAGAACATTTAAAGGAGAATGGAGGTATTTTATCTAGTGATTGATCATCAGGTGATAAGTCGGTTTGGAAGATGTTATGGCAAATTGCAGTAACGTAGAAGGTTAAATTTTGTGCATAGAAGCTTTTGGTGGGATGCTTACCAATGGTGCAACTCAAACAGTCACGCCACCTGGAAGTCTCAAATCAATGTACCCGATGCGGCATGGGAGTGAAGGATGCCTTTCATGTGGTAATTACTTGCCCTAATGCACATGCAGTTTGGGAGGCTATGAGGGAAGTGTGGTCGTTGCCAGACCATCATGACTTGATAAATACAGGGCCGGAGTGGCTCTTCCAAGTACTGGTGCAAATTGGTGATGTAGAACGAATGGAAGTGTTAATGATTATATGGAGAAATTGGCAATTGTGCAATGACACGGTTCATGATAAGACGACAGTGCATGTTGAAGCAACAAGGAAATATTTGTCTAGCTATTTGGATTCACTGCTTCAAATCCGACAAAATGACGGCTGAGATCCAGTAAAAGGGAAAGGAGTGCTTACTAATGGAAAAGTTCAGAAAGTCAATAAAAGTTTCAGTGACCTAGTTAATGATCCTCAGTGGCCTCCTCCGGCAGATGGATGGATATCGGTGTCAGTTGATGGGTCCTTTAATGATCGAGATCATTAGAATGCAGGAACAGAGGTGGTAATCAAAGATAACATTGGCCAGTATATTCTATCTGCTTGTCGCTACTTACCACAATGTTTAGATGCCTTTGAAACTAAACTTTTACAAGGAATTCAGTGGCCTTGCACTACACCGCTCAGCCGATCATCTTTCAGACTAATTGTGCTATGCTCTTGGAGGTTGAAGGGTTCGAAAGAAGATACATCACGCCTTGGACAAATTGTCATAGAGGTGAAGGAGTTGACCAATGGACAACGGGAGCTTGTACTCGTGAAGCTAAAACGAAATCAAAATAGTGTTACAGATTCTTTAGCCAACTTATCTATATTAGAGCACCTGACCGACTTGTGGTTATATGATGTTTTAGTAGATTTAATGACTGCGGATTGTAATACTATTCTATAAGTAATAAAGCTCCagtcttcaccaccaaaaaaaaaaaacaaccacCATGCATACAGCATGCCGATTTGCACTTACAAACATGCTACACCTACACGTAGTGGAGCGTATCAGCACTTACCTATTGAAAGCTTTCACGTGGTAGAGTATGTATGGTTGTTGTTGTCTATGTCAGCATGTAAGTAGAGTTTTTGTAGAACTCTTTGGTAGAGTATGTATGGTTGTTGTTGTCTATGTCAGCAAGTAAGTAGAGTTTTTGTAGAACTCTTTGGTAGGTGTAGCACTCGAGAAAAGGTTGGTCAAAAAGGGTAGGTTGCGCGTACGCGACGCGCGCCTCGGGACGCCGGCAACGACCGGAAAGAAGGCATGCAATTGCAATGGCGATCCAGCGCACGCGGGTCGCCTGCCGGGCCGCGCACACTGCGGCCAGCCGCCGCTTTATCCATCGATCCGCCAACCAAAGGAGAAAGGACGCATGGGCATGACGCGAGAGTTGATGAAAGGCAAAAGTTACCGCAGGCGCGCGATAGCACGCCGTAACTAACCTCTCTTCTAATCCTATTCAGCTGTACGTGCACATGGATCCGATTGGTTGGGCGTGAGTGGCCTGGCCTCCAAAGATTCACCCCACCTTCTCCGGCCGGCCCCATGCATCGCTGTACGGACCCAACCATGGCGTTCAAGTATTTAACCACACGATCTAACGTCTTTTCATGGAAGATTTCTGTTGTGTTCACATCTTTACATATTTGATCGGAGCTTTAGAGGCAGGGATATGTACCGCATCAGCCCATCCGACGTGAACCATGTTTGTACTGTATGTTGTTTATTGGGTTAGCTAATCGGCTAATCCTCCCAGTTTGCTCAGACAACCACGGTAAGGACTCAAAAACGTGTGATTATCATCACATAATTATGAACAATCAGTCCAAACACTGATGGGCTAATCACACAACAGATTGATGTACGTAGTGCATAATGTTGAGAGGGCAAGAGAGAGACAGGAGGAGGCTCCAAGCTACTTCTGCTGCTGCAGTTGGATAATCCTGTACACAATCACCAACGTTATCCCCTCGAAATGCACAAATACTACTGCACTATCACATCGTGCCTGCATCGGTATGTCATCGTGTGTTGAAATGGAAGGGAATAGAGGGAACGATGATTTGTCGCTGCGCTAAATTCCCCTCTGGTAAACAGAGTACTCCGTAGTTAGCAGCGGTAGAAGACAGGGACAAAATGGCTGCATGTTTAGGGATAAGGGCCAAAGGACAAACGCACAATGTAAGTTTCGTTATAACCACTATCTGTCACGGCCTCTCAAAGGACATGTATTAATAAACAAAAAGTTCTCAGATGGCACATGTGCCCACATATTGCATACATCACATTGCAAATCTACCGAGCCCTGCAAATCTGTACATGAAAAATGCAGTATATACGCTCCTACAGTCTACTGCTTTACATGTTAGTAGAATCCTGTTTGGGATTAGAGAATTAGCTGGAGTTAGTACACCAGTAAGTTTTAGATCAGAGCAGGGACCAAGCTAGGTGAGCCCACCGAGTGCACTGATGTTAGGGTCCTAACAATTTTTTAGTTATTAGAATCTTATTTTCACCTCTTTTACACCACCAAAATCTAACTATGTGTATCAAAAAGCTGTCAGCCTAACCCAGCGTGCACCACCACACCATAGTGTTGGTTCTAGCTTCGCCCCTGTATCAGAGTACATAGTATCTTTGTTAAATACTGCTGTTACTTTCTAATCGAGATGGTTGCATGGTGGTAATGTCTGACTGAATCACGATAATCCCTTGACTAACCCACAAGCTTATCTCTTTGCAGTAGGTGCAGCGAGCGACTGGGAGATGAGGCAGAAAGGACACAGATGCTAGCAAACAAAGCGGATTGATAGCTAGACGCCAAGGACAAAAATGCTGCATGTTTAGGGATAGGGGCCAGAGGACAAACTAGCTGCACGTTAAGCACGTAACTACCTTTGCCTTTGCCATCTGCAGTGGGGGCTGCAGATAAAGTGGTAAACTATCCCCAGCTTTAGCTACAACTCGTTGGAATCGACGGAGGAGAAAGAAGCTGCTGTGCGTGTGTGTCTGCTGAATCCACTCCATTCTCTAATTTCGCTTCAGACTTTCAGTGGTGGTCGTAGCATGAAAGTCCGCGCCACTGACGCGACGGCAGCAGCTTTCTGAATTTACCACTCCACGGTCCTCCCCGCTTTCAGTGCCTGCCTGCCATTCCATCGGTAAACCAACAACTCTCCTGCAAGCCCCATGCCGGCCGTAAACGGTAGCAGCGCCAGCGGGCGGCAGAGACGTGCCTACGGCAACAGCGGCAAGAAGCAGCTGATGAGTGTACAGCAGCTACGTACCACTCTGGTAGCGTCTAGTGTTAACTGCTTAGTGTTTAGCAAGCTGGGGGCATGCAGCTTCTTCTTTACTGGTCACTCTCACCCAGCTTCCTCGATATGTGCAAACGCGAGACTCTTGTATAAACAAAATTCTCATTCATGTTTATTTCAACAAACACCAAATACAACACGAAGATACACGCACATACTTACATTACCACATATAAACTTACACAACATGTATTGTAAACTGAATATACAGAATTTAGAGATTGACAAAATTACTTTAGGCAACCACTAACAAAAATTTCGCATTTATAAGacataaaaaaacttaaaatttGATCCCTAATAAATAGAAACCTAATAAATAGAAAGTACAATCACCTCTTCTGACCACTCAAGCATTCATGTTGCAGCAGTGCGAACGTGTGATACTCCTACTTACTGTTGATTGCTCGAGTGTTGAGGTCTAGGTGGGCTTGTGCTCTGTGATTTCCGTACTGGGCTTTTTGGGTACTCCTTCAAGAAGACTTATCTCTGGGCCCAACTATGAGCCGGCGAAAAGGCCCAAGGAAACGAAGGGGATTGAAACAGACGAACGAGGGCTGTATTCTTCCCGTTCAAGGAGCCGTGATCAAGGATATATACTAACATGTACGGTAACAAATACTTacgtttttaattttttacaatCTCCGATGTacttgatcattattttctattaaaatataattatagtatctaataaaaatataatattatacaaatattttttaagataaatatgcacatgtgatttttatattttcaaactaaatattttaaaaattattgacgttgaagttttaaatttttaatttaatcTTAATCAAAATGATCAGTACATGTTTTACGAGTCTCCAAGCAGAAGTAGTTAGCAGtgatatatagagagagagatatcTTTCTCCTGATACGATTGGTGATGTATCCTAAGCTCCTACCAAAACGTGAAGATGCTTGTCCCCATGAAGTTTTGCGCCACTACTGAACTGACAGGTCCTTTGGCGGATATCGATGAAAAGTAACTAAATCGTAATTTCTGAATGTTTGAAAACAAAAGTAGTAACAAGCCAAAAAGAAGAACTAGTAGGAAACAAATTAGTCGCATCAGATTTTTGTGGTATGCTAGTATTCAGAAGCACATTTATGTTGTAACGTAATAACAAGCAATTCTTCAAAGAAATGAGATCGCCAGCAGTTGGTGCGGCAACTGCAGCAAATCTCAGCCATTAGATCGTGATAGTCTTATATAGATGATacaaaaaaaatctatccaTAATTTATGAAAGGAGTACATACTAAACAGCACAGCATATTAGCTATACAATACTGACACGATCAGCGAGAAAGAAGAATCATAGAAAAATGCCGAAGAAACACAGTAATTGGATCATTGACAGGCAATCGGAATAAGGAGAATgaatgcatgtatgcatgttcCATGGCACTAACGCGTCCAAAATATAATTCATGCACACCATAAGTCCATCACTAACAATACGATTAGTACTGCAATAAAAAATCCCACAACACGACATTTTACATGGTCTACTGACCTGAAATGTAACTCTATACGGTCTTATGGACCTATAGTTTATCTCAGCCGCCTATTTATCCCAcgtaatatttatttatttgttaattctttttatctatcttatattattttatCTATAGTTTCCATAAATGGGTTGGAGCAGGCATAGTTTCCATGGCGAGGGATATAAGGGTCATAAAGGCAGCCCTTCATCCCTTCATGGGCCTGCGTCAGTTCTTGGGTGGGCTTTTGGGTCTCCAGCGAGAGCCGCGTGGTGTGGTACCGGATTATTTTCCCTTTGCCAAGGGCTCATAGCCTAGTGGTAGGAACGGTCTACCTACGAGGGGTTCAGCCCGTGTCTCGTTGAGGCTGGCCCCGTATATAGATTTTTATTGGACAGCTTTGAGCATCTGTGAATTATAATAAAAGCGTGACATGCTCGTTGCTGGTTGACTCTAGGACTTTGTAAATCTTTTCAGTAAACGTATGTGTATAAGTTATATATCTAACGTGTGTCTTAAAATATGTGTGAGTATATACATATAGGGTGTGATGTGCGTTTGGGCGTGCTTTCAAATACCACGACTTGTATTCTAATGGTgatgcttgaaaaaaaaagactatttttacttttcttttcaaaactTTTCGATGCGCGTTGCAATTTTTAGCTGAGCAAATGAGAGGTGGTCATGGTCATTCTCACGTGCCTGACTCAAGGTTCACAATACGGTGCAACATCGAAATGTGTTCCCAACAAATTCTTCTAATATCGCAAATATTGATTAAAATACGAAGAATTTAATGAGAAATCAACcgaattttgtaatttttttaatttgaattcaaattcgatcGATAAACGATATTTTTCAAAATACGAGTGCTAGCAAATTGACCGATAAGCGTCGATATTTGTGGATATTTGTGATATCTGGTACATTTTCGAACCTTGGTCTGACCCAAAGCTTAATTCTTCGCTTCATTACgttcccttttttttcctttgagatAGAGAGCATTTTGTGCTTCTAGAGGTGCTTAAATCAAAGGCCTAAGGTTATCTAGAAGAATTTTGTCGGTCCATAGAGCTTAGTTCTAGAAGAAGGCACATTGCGTCCGATGACTGCTGCTCGGAACACGGGATGGCGTTGACCACGTACGAGTGATCACATCAGGTGTAGTTAGGTACCTTGGTTTATGGGAGGAATATGGATGGAAGATGACTATCTTGATTTCTAAGTGCTTGATTAGATGCATACGATGAATAGAGTAACTACCATTAGAGAATATATCTTCATATGTTGGATGAAAGGATAAAAAAACGAGTTGGACCGAGCCATCCACACTAACTGCATGCAGTCTACCCGACGAGAAAGCTAGTTAGCTGGCTATTAtgttgtgtgtatgtgtgtttatacttttttttacttttgattttttatataaaagtggttcaaattttttaaatatttttattagcaaactagagctctagcctattttaattagtttgataaaaaaatatgagctaatatttaattattttttaacctaccttttataatttctatcaatttttaatatctcaaataaattctcaaaaatctaaaaaatcactaatattcttctcatttaTAATATTCTATTTACATGCATTTGTATCAATtaatgtgatatttttttaattcattttaaattcaaataaaatcaaatatacataaattcatccaaatactGCTCAatcaaagaattaaaaaaatcataactaacCTAACTCATTCAATCcattcaaccaaataaaaaattatctcatCATATCCACTCTAATTccaccaactaaataaaaaaccGAAAATTAAATCATATCATCCACTAAGCCAACGGGGTACTTGGAGGATGCCGCTCGAGTCACACCAGCACCCGGGCGGCCTTTTCGCGTTCGTCCGACCTCCAACGGTCAGGCCATAAGTCTAACTAAGCCAAGCCAAGCCACAACCATAACGGTCATCCACCCTGCTCCTCGTCATCCAATGATGCTGCCGGGCCGCGGCGGCACTGCCCGCCCGCCCGCGGCCACGCTGCGTCTCCGAACTCCCAGAATGTGACGCGCCTGCATGACGGATGGGCCCCGGGGCCGGCTGGCTCACATGACATTTACTAACGTGGCAGGGGGCTGTACACGATTGCTGCGTTGTACTCGTGCAGCGTGCTGTCATCAACCGTGCACTTGACGCCGCTGGGCGGACACTGGAATAAAGTGAGGAAGCGCTGCGTGGGCACCAAGTCGCCAACCACATTCTGCCACCGGTTCCACATGACAAACAACCAGgagctttttctttcttttctattctttttcttttttttcctcttctattTGACGGCAACAGCCACTCAGGTTGGCATCACAAAGGTCAGGAATGGGAAGGCATTTATTCTGCTGTATGAAAGTAGATAGTGACATGATCAAATATAATGTAGGTCAAAGGTTATTATATATCTTTAAGAGACAAATATATTGGTCCTCTAATTATAATATAAGCCCTCTTAGCAACCGGTGTTTGGAGTATGATAGTTGGATGACGATTGCGCTACAGCTGAATACATTTTCCATGAAAGTTCAACCACAGGTTTAGTCCACATGATCGAGTCTTCTAAAGAATTTATGAGCTCCAAATAAGACATTGAGATCTATAATGGATATATCAACAAGATTATATGTCTATTGTCGTAAACATTATATGCTTGGAGATTAGATAAGGTATAGGATACTATTTGATATTTCTATCAAAAGATTCTTGCACCAACCATTATAAAAGGCGCCTACGATTGTAACCGTCAACCACTCAATCCTCACATGAGCTCGGAGTTCTACGTTTCTGCTTAGTCAATGTGacagccaaccaaacacttGAGTAAAAAACTATAGCGTGATTAATTTTAGACGTGTCAAATTTACACGGGAATCAAACATACTCAAATTTTTAATCATAAATATGACAAAGTTAGTAAAAAAACTATGTATACGACGTATGAGCTAGAAGACTAATAAAATATGACTTGTCATAGTTATAGCAGTTCATTAAATAATTACTTAAAAATTTATGACCTGACAAACTTTAGAGGTTTAACCTAACATATCTTTAGAGGCTTAGGGTCTGACTCaactagagattctgaaaaataACTTGTGAATTATAAAAGGTTGAATTGTAAAAAACTGATTATAAAAACTTTCAAATCATGgatttaaaaaactttgatgaGTAGTTTAATAAAATGGATTTTCACCATATGTGAAAAGCTGAGAGAAACCAACATCTTGTATTTTCATAATCCAACAAATatattgtaaaaaattatagaaaaaactatctgtttattttaattttaattataaaaGCTGAAGTCAGCCGAAAACGGACCGAGATGCGACGCCAGAAGAGGACAACGCGCAAACGGAGGGAGAAAGAAAAGCGCAACAGCACCGGTCAAAAGTCCACCTGATTAACGCCCGGCTAGCAAAACCTCGCAATATATATAGCGCCCACCAATAAAGTTCACGGCAATTCCCCCAATTCTATCAGCTTGCCAGACCAAGCAAAACGagcgagagaaaaaaaatccggCGCTGCTTAGCTGTGATACTCCTCGGAGCGGAGGCGTAGCCATGGAGCGAGCGGatcaggcggcggcggcggcggcggccgatgGCAACGGCGTGCGGACGGCGCCGTCGACTGCGCCGTCGGCGCGTGTGTCGATCTTGGAGTCGGTGCGCGCGTGCGGGCTGTGGGGGAAGGAGGTGGAGAAGGCCGAGCTGCGGAGACAGGTCGTCATGCCGCTCTACCTGCGCCGCGCTGTGGCGGCGGCCGTGAAGGCGAAGGATGAGGCCGCCGGCGTGGCGGCGGCTTCGGCGGCGGATGGGGAGGCTGACGGGGATggggagaaggaggagggggcggtggTGGCGCCTGTGGTGGTGTTCGTGAACTCGAAGAGCGGCGGGCGGCACGGGCCCGAGTTCAAGGTGCGGCTCCACGAGCTCATCAGCGAGGAGCAGGTGACAACGCCGCGATTCCCGCGCCACTCGTGCGACTCTGCTTGCCAAATTTTACTACTTTTTCTCCCCACCCCAGTTTGCATTCGTGTTGGTTGTCGTTTTGTCGGTCGCTCTGGTTTGGTTTTGCACCTTGCAAGCGATTGTTTATGAGATTCGTGTGGAATTTGGTACCGAAGTTTGGACTCCCGTAGACATATTTTAGCGGAATCTGCTTCGTTGGTGAACAATCGGGGAACAAATGTACTCTCGAGAAGAGCATGAGCGTCTACGTGCCATGCGATCTGTGTGAAGTTACCAGTGTCTGTCTCTAAAGCTTGTGCAGATCAATTCAAATGTTAACATAGCACAGAATAGGTTATCACATCGTACTAAGCCACTAACTATGTGCGGATTGTTGAGAAATACACgaattttaatgtttttttgCTCTCCTTGGCTGATTTTGCTGGCCCATTTGCCTCAGCGTGGCCCAAGCCCGTGTGGTGAAGAACAAAATGGGGCATCGGTCATGCTAGGGCAAAAGAGAGCTGGAAAAATGAGAaagaaggggagagagagctggcGGTAGCTGTTGGGCAACGGCGGCGCAACCGCACCTCTGATTCCCTCTGGTGGCGTTTGGATGCTCACTTGGATTGGGATACGGATATGAAATGGGTTATGAGACTGGGTTAGGGGTAGGGATATCAAAATCTATTCCATATCCAGTGTTTGGTATGAAATGGGTTAGGGAGTAGGATACGATTTTGATTTTACCAAAATGCCCCTCACAAAATTAAAGTTGAAAACATTGTTCGGCTGGTTCTTTTCTTCCCACTGGGTAGTTGAGA
This genomic interval carries:
- the LOC133921049 gene encoding LOW QUALITY PROTEIN: protein SMAX1-like (The sequence of the model RefSeq protein was modified relative to this genomic sequence to represent the inferred CDS: inserted 2 bases in 1 codon) produces the protein MRAYATPPAVATLPSAAPPLTPEAAAVLSRAAADASRRRHGHTTPLHAAAALLSGPAPLLRDACVAGLASPHPLRCRALDLCFAVALDRLPTSTENQLHDGAFHAAPPLSNALAAALKRAYSHHRRIGNGGVEADDHRVGVPHLVLAILDDPSVARVMREASFSSMAVKAVMLRSLSDPAASDSGVYVNTRVLHRQASHREEEVAKVVEVLKRSNKHNPVLVGDTVDVDAVVQEVDMLIQRQRLGNARVIFFPKEFGDLVDMDRAELVAKIKELGEVVRSELMAPASNSAGVVVNLGNLQWLVEETCAGHQGEQEKRRDVVLDTARAAVAEMARVLNQSGEGERRVWVIGTATCATYLKCQVYHPALEREWDLQAVPITPRPPPPPPLGLSPSVGVNRGILSSSVEVLSSAMTSAMKRAPSLCNACVDGYERERAEMASSELASRSADPPMSQWLQIGTPSSARPVDRAQEKAREADELRRRWLDRCAQLHSHGRPSIVTCSEWNGASVLGNMQASPLRPSAPPSGTVDTDLALGPALARPPCDADDKLLLRRLTEAVRWQPEAAAAVASTITEAKSGEGKRRGTGTKADAWVLFAGPDVVGKRNMAEALSKSVFGTGAVTVRLCCPAAGHDGGESIVSCRGRTALDRVAEAIRANQFRVIVLDGVDHADNVVRESVMRAIESGRLADSHGRDVALGSNIFVVMSQWSPVPDQLRSSQEAVPLPDSPWNLEHRTAKRRPEQTLEGDRCTKARKDSARELIPLDLNLSMSDDHIDDEDDSIGERSRNSSSDLTVEHEQDYGQPSAAKCSAPSNVSDLIQAVDATVVFKPVGFEPLKRSVSDVVSAKFGDXSSRAGGWSVHVDDVLRPGIRELKRSFSTNAVVDGATVEGSGRRKDGEMFPMSVTVTVDGN